GACCGCATATGTTAAGATTGTGGAGAAGCTGTTCGAGATCGATCCGGATGCGACTGTGTTGGCTTTTGCTGAGATGATGaagaaaagaattcaaatgCCAGCAGTTCTGGTGTACGATGGGAAGGACGAGAACCTTTTCGAGCACTACTCAGGTGCTGCCCAGAGAGTTGGAGTTTACACAGTGAAAGACTATGGTGATATATTGGAGTTTCTAGTGAAAAGATGGGAAGTAGAGGAGTTGGGAGGAGTATCTGAGGAGTGACATAGGGCTCGAGATTTTGTATGTGGATTGAGTTCAAGGCTGAGAAAATTGGAGGAAAGAGCTGAAGAGAGAGCCAAAAAGAAATCATCAGGCTTCAGTTGGATTTTGAGAACATAAGTCTGCTGATTTCTCTTCATTTCTTTGCTTTTCGGGGAGATGGCTGGTCAATGCTTTTAATAACTTCAAATGAATCCTAcctatttgataatataaatgCCTGagttgctttcttttcttattattttcatttagtGTCtgctgtatatatatatttccacTCACTCATTCGCATCTATATAAcaaatctatatataaatattagatagtcaatacatatttaataatttaaaattaataaacatatataaaagataaaatatttagtccctacaatttaatcaatcttttataatattttttattattaatttttttttttattctagaatGAGCGATAGATTATGGTTGCCATAAAAGTGAAATCTCACCTAGCGAGGAGGTGAAGACTTCCATATTTCAAGAATAATCATTCTTGCCAAGTgtttcttaatattaatattaacaatttaTATCTCTTTACATGTATTTCATCatatctaatattattaattttagcatTTGATTTACTTCATGTGATTTATAAGCCGCTACAAAatgaatcaaaattttatttgataatatctttgactattaattaaatcttaggTCCtcaattttcttgtatttataGGATCAGACAcaatatcattaattttagaatttaatttgcTTTTATGTGAGAACAATATTTGGGCCCCTAATCTATTAAGTTATAACAATTCCGTGTGACCCTAATTGAGAATTAATCAGCCTAAAATTGCGTAAGCTTTTTCGATATTTAGAGGATgcgaaattaaataaattttatttttatggtaaCTATAGTAGGAGTAcatacaaatataattataaaataatacaattatatttatatcaatcaGTTTTGaacaatatatattatttaaacaaGGTTTGGGTTCTTAATAGAACAAGGGTGCCCTCCATGCCATAATTTGTTCACTACATATGGGATTCGATTCAATTAATTGAATCCATGTCATATAAGCACATGTGGCTTTTTGCTTGTGTTTCACACATTTggcattatatatatatatatgtgaatatTAAACAATTATTAATCAGCAGTCCACATGCTAATTTGTGGATTTGAATGGcttatcataaaatatttgtataatatttttaaaatcattcCTAAATTCAACTTCTTCATCCATCATATTTTCAGATtcagattcaaattcaaaatctattcttaattaatttttgatatgagTTTTTTGAAGGTTGTAGGTTATTAAAGTAAGCTTTTCATCTTTTAATAATCACATGCTATGGTTTCTTTTTGGTTAATAAGGTTAAATTGTCCATATAAAACTAAGTTTAGGGATAAGTATAGGAATGGAATTATATGCATTCATTTTCCTTAAAGTGGGGCCCTTTATAAGGTTAGGCCCATCATATATCCACGTCTCCAAACACAGCACTTAAATGTGATTTTTGACGTGAAAAACAAGACTGCCTTCCTTTTCGTTACACTCTATATACAACTCTTTGCCCTTCCCTTCCTTTATATTTACATTCCTAGCCTTGCCCATTGCACGTGCAAAATGTTATTAAAACATTATTTACCCAAACGTCGGCTAATTTTTCATGTTTGTGTTTTGAAAATGGtgacataattataaaaagtgtGAAGGCAGCGAgggaaatgaagaaaagaataatggtagaaaatctataaatatttgaaattaaaactaagaattataatcatactaattttaaaattcataaataattcaGCCTCGTGTTAAATGTTTTTACTGGTCAATAAAATTCACACTGAAAGCTAAGAGTAACAGGGCGTAGGGTGTACCAATTTCTGTTCCCTCTCCTAAGAGGAATAATTGACAACAGAGACATAAAGAAATGtgcttttcattattatttatgaatatgaattttctttttgagaaaAGGAGAATGGCAAGAAAtgtaataagaagaaaaacataTGGCATTACGGAAAGGGAAGCTCTTATTAATGGGATGTGTTGGTTCCGTGTCCTTCTGTCGACGACAATTGGCTGTGCGGTGTGTGCTTATGTTATGTTTTGATGCGtatctctttcttccttttcatcTCAACCTTTTTTTAGCTCCCCTTTCTTCCCCAGATCACCTTTCTATGTTTTGATCCATGATCAAAACTTAAAAGGCAAAGCTCGATTCTTGATACCATTAAACgattaaaatattgaaaaaaaaggagaaaagctCCTCTCTTTTTGTGTGGTACTGTTGTTCTTGTCTCTGTTGCTGAGAGAAAAGAAGCAGAGTTACATTCATACGGACAAACAATGGCTCTAAAACTCAACCGACTAACCTTCCCACCAGCCCACAAACTCCCTTCTCAATCTCCGTTCCAGAGATCTCCTAATAGAGTTTTCATGGCGGCCACTGTTGGTTCCACTTCCACCAAGTATTTTTCATTTACTTTCTCTGCTTTCTTTGTTTCATCTTCTCATTGCATTTTCTTTGATATTTGTTGAATGTGCATGGGTCATCATTTCTTCATTCATCAAAAGATCCTTCTTTTTTTCGTCGTTCTTCATTATACGACTCttaaatcttttttgttttgatgtCATTCATATGTAtgtctttttctattttcacgTTTTCTCTCTaaattgtttgtttgtttttcttttctcgcTGTCTTCGTGTGTGTAAGTGGGTCGGGATTGTCCTGTTCTCAGTTTTCTCCTAGTTTTGTTTTTGATTCAGCTCAATTCGCTGGCTTTCTCagaaataatttcattttaaatcctttttcatgtttttttGGCATCAATCCTTACGATTTCTGTTTGATCATGCTGTAAATTATGTTTGAATTGCCCTCAAACACTGTAATTGATGTGTTTTCCCTGCTTTAATTTTGTCATTAGCTTCATAACTTGCGTTTATAATGCTGGTTTGGTGATTATGTTCTAACCCCTTTGGCctctttcttgatttttattttattgttgctTTCTCTCTaaaatgattcttttttaatcaatgctgatttgattttgatattctttttattttgtttagaaaaaaaaaaaggaaaaattaaccaatgcatgcatgcatggtttttataaaagaatttttttaaagctGCATCCCTTGCTTGTTTGAAGCTCATCTGGAAATTTGGGAAGGAAGTTATTGGTGCTGAAGgttccttttctctttattttttttggtctcttttttaaatttctggAAAATGTTATGTGATTTGTTGTTCTTTCCattgtttttactttttaaatctGGAATCTATCAATATTATACAGGAGAGGGTGAATCTATGTGGTCTGTGAGTTGCATGTGGGGCTTTCTCTGTCTAGTATAGTTTTGATCTATGTGTTGTGtacattattttatgttatgttTTCATTTGTTTAAGAGTTAGGTGTGAATCAAGGTTAACTTATTCCATTGGAACTAGATCCTGTTGGCTGACTGGTTTCAATGCGTGTGCAATATTATGTGCCCATTTTGTCCCTCTTTGGTGGGAATTCCTGGCCGcatgtttaatttaatattcatgtcttgattattcattttttattagttctGTAATAATGTACATTCAGACTTGGATAAATGGTATCCTAGTTGATGATTATTTTCATGTTTTAGTTCAGTCTTTGATGGACTTATAACAGGGTTTTGTCTCTGAAGATTGTGATGAAATTGTTACCGATCTATGTGCTTTTTCCATCCGTGTTTCTTGATTTGTTTATGACTCTTGCacattttcatttttggtTATGACTTTACTTTCTCTGGATTTGGTTACTGAGTAGTTGACTTATTTGGTATCCGTATGGTGGTAATTGGTTGAATTTGGTATTGTTTCTTGTGTATACGTTCATACTTGGTAGCATCTTACCAATAAGAAGCTATCTCTCTCTTGGTTGCTTGTTTGACtgtattttacttttctattcACATTCTAATGTCTTAATGGGCTGTCACACATGAACCTTTACTTTGTTTTGTAAAACATGATTGCTTTTGTTGAAGGGGGATCACATTCTTTAAGTTGGTTTGTTTAACTAAATTGAGTATGTTTTGTCCGAGCAAACTCTAATAGAGATTGTTTGAGTGAAACTTAATACTACCGTAATATCTATATCTTTAGTTGCGGTGCACATTTTCAGACGGACCCTATTTGTAGCTAAACATGATAATTTGGTTCACAGCATGGCTGGTAGTTTATTTCATGCATCCATCTGATTTAATTTCAAGTACTCCCATGTGAAAATCACATTTCTGCAAATAGAATCTCAAATTTGATATCGCCAATTTTTAAATACAACAAAAATCCAGAATCtcatttcaaaaagaaaaggtgaagTTTCCGTGGCTGAAATAACCTCAGGATGTCCACTTCACCTAATAAACTTGGGAGCATGCTAAGGTTACCTGCATATTTGTAATTTTGGATAACTGGAACTTCTTTAATACTTATTATACTACTCATTTTAAGGGTTTGTGCTCTAACtccattcttttatttgttacaGAGAGGTTGAGAATCTAAAGAAGCCCTTTAGTCCTCCACGAGAGGTACATGTTCAAGTGACTCATTCGATGCCTCCGCAAAAGATGGAGATATTCAAATCCTTGGAGGGTTGGGCTGAGGATAATATATTGGTGCATCTAAAACCTGTTGAGAAATGTTGGCAACCACAAGATTTTCTTCCAGACCCCGAGTCGGAAGGGTTTTATGAGCAAGTCAAGGAATTGAGGGAAAGGGCAAGGGAGCTGCCCGATGACTATTTTGTTGTGCTGGTTGGAGATATGATCACTGAAGAAGCGCTTCCAACTTATCAGACAATGCTTAACACCCTAGATGGAGTTCGAGATGAGACTGGTGCAAGCCTTACTTCTTGGGCAATCTGGACAAGGGCATGGACTGCTGAAGAGAATAGGCATGGTGACCTTCTCAACAAGTATCTCTACCTATCTGGTAGGGTGGATATGAAGCATATTGAGAAGACAATTCAGTATCTGATTGGGTCAGGAATGGTAAGATCTCTCTCCTTCTTTTTGGTGAATTTAGAATGCTAACTTGTAGTCCAGTATCGGTAACATCTTTTTGACAAATGTAATTCTCCTGTCCTTGCTATCTTTCCTTTTATAAAGAGGGTGACTACCAATTCCTtgaagtttatatataaagtatCGTTGATCTTCTAGTCTAACCTTACCGTCTCACGCAATTACTCTTCCAACTTTggtgattttcttttcatgtgTGTGCATTGCAGGATCCTAAAACAGAAAACAATCCATACCTTGGTTTCATCTACACTTCATTCCAAGAGAGGGCAACATTCATATCCCACGGGAACACAGCTAGACTAGCGAAGGAGCATGGGGACATGAAGCTGGCACAGATATGTGGCATCATTGCTGCCGATGAAAAGCGACATGAAACTGCCTATACTAAGATAGCGGAGAAGCTCTTTGAGATTGACCCGGATGGCACTGTCATGGCTTTAGCTGACATGATGAGGAAAAAAATCTCAATGCCTGCCCACTTGATGTTCGATGGGCAGGATGATAACCTTTTTGATCACTACTCCTCTGTGGCCCAGAGGATTGGTGTCTACACTGCCAAGGACTATGCTGATATTCTGGAATTTCTGGTGGGAAGATGGAAGGTAGAGAATCTGATTGGTCTTTCTGGTGAAGGGCGTAGAGCTCAGGATTTTGTATGTGGATTGCCTGGAAGGATTAGAAGGTTGGAGGAGAGAGCCCAGGGAAGGGCAAAGCAAGCAGC
The sequence above is drawn from the Ricinus communis isolate WT05 ecotype wild-type chromosome 7, ASM1957865v1, whole genome shotgun sequence genome and encodes:
- the LOC8263458 gene encoding stearoyl-[acyl-carrier-protein] 9-desaturase, chloroplastic-like (The RefSeq protein has 1 substitution compared to this genomic sequence), producing MALKLNRLTFPPTHKLPSQSPFQRSPNRVFMAATVGSTSTKEVENLKKPFSPPREVHVQVTHSMPPQKMEIFKSLEGWAEDNILVHLKPVEKCWQPQDFLPDPESEGFYEQVKELRERARELPDDYFVVLVGDMITEEALPTYQTMLNTLDGVRDETGASLTSWAIWTRAWTAEENRHGDLLNKYLYLSGRVDMKHIEKTIQYLIGSGMDPKTENNPYLGFIYTSFQERATFISHGNTARLAKEHGDMKLAQICGIIAADEKRHETAYTKIAEKLFEIDPDGTVMALADMMRKKISMPAHLMFDGQDDNLFDHYSSVAQRIGVYTAKDYADILEFLVGRWKVENLIGLSGEGRRAQDFVCGLPGRIRRLEERAQGRAKQAATVPFSWIFGRELKL